In one Balaenoptera ricei isolate mBalRic1 chromosome 20, mBalRic1.hap2, whole genome shotgun sequence genomic region, the following are encoded:
- the HEXIM2 gene encoding protein HEXIM2 isoform X2, whose translation MALVYGGRWWVHLALCPRNLQLTATPEGRAAGAATSTRPRGAHRSGGSRYAGPRRYTQAAWGWGKNSAELGLRICAPVERAEGSHFTRSLLSWGLGKYAVSLVKRHLLKDLEQKKVATPNQTNCNTESPAALEEAKISRVPGSPKTSPEPHDPGGSLPLTPRMESHSEEEDPPGSGLGWNGRGPRAQSPGSCSVEAVLARKKHRRRPSKRKRHWRPYLELSWAEKQQRDERQSQRASRVREEMFAKGQPVAPYNTTQFLMNDRDPEEPNLDVPQGASHPGSSGESEAGDSDLRGRAHGEFQQRDFSEAYERYHTESLQGRSKQELVRDYLDLERRLSQAEEETRRLQQLQGCTSQRPCRQVEELAAEVERLRTENQRLRQENEMWNREGGRRGGEPGT comes from the exons ATGGCCTTGGTGTACGGGGGGAGATGGTGGGTGCACCTGGCTCTCTGCCCTCGGAACCTCCAGCTGACTGCCACGCCAGAGGGGCGCGCGGCCGGAGCTGCGACCTCCACCCGCCCCCGCGGCGCCCATAGAAGTGGGGGTTCCCGCTACGCCGGGCCTCGCCGCTATACCCAGGCCgcatgggggtggggaaagaacTCAGCGGAGCTCGGCCTCAGGATCTGCGCCCCCGTGGAAAGAGCAGAGGGGAGTCATTTCACCCGGTCTCTCCTCAGCTGGGGTCTCGGGAAATACGCG GTGTCACTAGTTAAAAGGCATCTGCTGAAAGATTTGGAACAGAAGAAGGTGGCTACTCCAAACCAGACCAACTGTAACACAGAGTCACCAGCAGCCCTGGAGGAGGCTAAG aTCTCTCGTGTTCCTGGGAGCCCCAAAACATCCCCTGAGCCTCATGACCCTGGAGGTTCCCTGCCCCTGACACCCCGGATGGAGAGCCACTCAGAGGAGGAAGATCCTCCTGGCAGTGGCCTAGGCTGGAACGGTAGGGGTCCCCGGGCCCAGAGCCCAGGGAGCTGCTCAGTGGAGGCCGTACTGGCACGGAAGAAGCACCGCCGGCGGCCTTCAAAGCGCAAGCGGCACTGGCGGCCCTACCTGGAGCTGAGCTGGGCCGAGAAGCAACAGCGGGATGAGAGGCAGAGCCAGCGGGCCTCCCGGGTCCGAGAGGAGATGTTCGCCAAAGGCCAGCCCGTGGCACCCTACAATACCACCCAGTTCCTGATGAACGACAGAGACCCCGAGGAGCCCAACCTGGATGTGCCCCAAGGGGCCTCCCACCCAGGCTCCAGTGGGGAGAGTGAGGCCGGGGACAGCGACTTGAGGGGCCGAGCTCATGGGGAGTTCCAGCAGAGGGATTTCTCCGAGGCCTATGAGCGCTATCACACTGAGAGCCTGCAGGGCCGCAGCAAGCAGGAGCTGGTGCGCGACTACCTGGATCTGGAGAGGCGGCTGTCACAGGCCGAGGAGGAGACGAGGAGGCTGCAGCAGCTGCAGGGGTGCACCAGCCAGCGGCCCTGTCGCCAGGTGGAGGAGCTGGCCGCCGAGGTAGAGAGGCTCCGGACGGAGAACCAGCGGCTTCGGCAGGAGAACGAGATGTGGAACCGAGAAGGCGGCCGCCGTGGTGGGGAGCCTGGCACCTAG
- the HEXIM2 gene encoding protein HEXIM2 isoform X1: MALVYGGRWWVHLALCPRNLQLTATPEGRAAGAATSTRPRGAHRSGGSRYAGPRRYTQAAWGWGKNSAELGLRICAPVERAEGSHFTRSLLSWGLGKYAQVSLVKRHLLKDLEQKKVATPNQTNCNTESPAALEEAKISRVPGSPKTSPEPHDPGGSLPLTPRMESHSEEEDPPGSGLGWNGRGPRAQSPGSCSVEAVLARKKHRRRPSKRKRHWRPYLELSWAEKQQRDERQSQRASRVREEMFAKGQPVAPYNTTQFLMNDRDPEEPNLDVPQGASHPGSSGESEAGDSDLRGRAHGEFQQRDFSEAYERYHTESLQGRSKQELVRDYLDLERRLSQAEEETRRLQQLQGCTSQRPCRQVEELAAEVERLRTENQRLRQENEMWNREGGRRGGEPGT; this comes from the exons ATGGCCTTGGTGTACGGGGGGAGATGGTGGGTGCACCTGGCTCTCTGCCCTCGGAACCTCCAGCTGACTGCCACGCCAGAGGGGCGCGCGGCCGGAGCTGCGACCTCCACCCGCCCCCGCGGCGCCCATAGAAGTGGGGGTTCCCGCTACGCCGGGCCTCGCCGCTATACCCAGGCCgcatgggggtggggaaagaacTCAGCGGAGCTCGGCCTCAGGATCTGCGCCCCCGTGGAAAGAGCAGAGGGGAGTCATTTCACCCGGTCTCTCCTCAGCTGGGGTCTCGGGAAATACGCG CAGGTGTCACTAGTTAAAAGGCATCTGCTGAAAGATTTGGAACAGAAGAAGGTGGCTACTCCAAACCAGACCAACTGTAACACAGAGTCACCAGCAGCCCTGGAGGAGGCTAAG aTCTCTCGTGTTCCTGGGAGCCCCAAAACATCCCCTGAGCCTCATGACCCTGGAGGTTCCCTGCCCCTGACACCCCGGATGGAGAGCCACTCAGAGGAGGAAGATCCTCCTGGCAGTGGCCTAGGCTGGAACGGTAGGGGTCCCCGGGCCCAGAGCCCAGGGAGCTGCTCAGTGGAGGCCGTACTGGCACGGAAGAAGCACCGCCGGCGGCCTTCAAAGCGCAAGCGGCACTGGCGGCCCTACCTGGAGCTGAGCTGGGCCGAGAAGCAACAGCGGGATGAGAGGCAGAGCCAGCGGGCCTCCCGGGTCCGAGAGGAGATGTTCGCCAAAGGCCAGCCCGTGGCACCCTACAATACCACCCAGTTCCTGATGAACGACAGAGACCCCGAGGAGCCCAACCTGGATGTGCCCCAAGGGGCCTCCCACCCAGGCTCCAGTGGGGAGAGTGAGGCCGGGGACAGCGACTTGAGGGGCCGAGCTCATGGGGAGTTCCAGCAGAGGGATTTCTCCGAGGCCTATGAGCGCTATCACACTGAGAGCCTGCAGGGCCGCAGCAAGCAGGAGCTGGTGCGCGACTACCTGGATCTGGAGAGGCGGCTGTCACAGGCCGAGGAGGAGACGAGGAGGCTGCAGCAGCTGCAGGGGTGCACCAGCCAGCGGCCCTGTCGCCAGGTGGAGGAGCTGGCCGCCGAGGTAGAGAGGCTCCGGACGGAGAACCAGCGGCTTCGGCAGGAGAACGAGATGTGGAACCGAGAAGGCGGCCGCCGTGGTGGGGAGCCTGGCACCTAG
- the ACBD4 gene encoding acyl-CoA-binding domain-containing protein 4 isoform X4, whose product MSREQAMSAYITEMKLVAQRVGRGCGLLSVTKLSARWPAPHPSSLTPIMFPARCYPYGNYHLHAVPPALPVSGSRLGTRWGGMTGQKQGGGSPAQGGSGGRGQPFPIRPPPAQVIDTVPLGEVAEDMFGYFEPLYQVIPDMPRPPETFLKRVTGWKEQVLNGDAEPAPEPPCLPKEPATPSPESQPPRDQDSEVFCDSMEQLEPELQVWAETGALGGELNTRNSTESPAEKGGLESTLLGPQELDTWLVGTVRALQESMRDVQGRLQSLESMAVPCKQRPPPRARPWPLRLSAPTLLFFLLWPFIVQWLFRQFRTQKR is encoded by the exons ATGAGCAGGGAGCAGGCCATGTCCGCCTACATCACTGAAATGAAGCTGGTGGCCCAGAGGGTAGGGAGAGGCTGCGGACTCCTCTCTGTGACCAAGCTCTCAGCCAGGTggcctgccccccacccttccAGTCTGACCCCCATTATGTTTCCTGCACGTTGCTACCCCTATGGGAATTACCACCTTCATGCTgttcccccagccctgcctgtctCTGGTTCCCGACTGGGCACAAGGTGGGGAGGTATGACAGGGCAGAAGCAGGGTGGAGGCAGCCCAGCTCAAGGGGGCAGTGGTGGGAGGGGCCAGCCCTTCCCCATTAGACCCCCTCCTGCACAGGTGATCGACACGGTGCCCCTGGGCGAGGTGGCAGAGGACATGTTTGGTTACTTCGAGCCCCTGTACCAGGTGATCCCTGACATGCCGAGGCCCCCCGAGACCTTCCTGAAAAGGGTCACAG GTTGGAAAGAGCAGGTACTGAATGGAGATGCTGAGCCTGCCCCAGAGCCTCCCTGCCTTCCCAAGGAACCAGCAACCCCAAGCCCAG AGTCCCAGCCACCCAGGGACCAGGACTCTGAGGTTTTCTGTGATTCCATGGAGCAGCTGGAGCCTGAGCTG CAGGTTTGGGCAGAGACGGGCGCCCTGGGAGGAGAGCTCAACACCAGAAACAGCACCGAGTCTCCTGCAGAGAAAG GGGGATTGGAAAGCACCCTGCTGGGGCCCCAGGAATTGGACACATGGCTGGTGGGGACAGTTCGGGCGCTGCAGGAGAGCATGCGGGACGTCCAGGGGAGACTGCAGAGCCTGGAGAGCATGGCTGTCCCCTGCAAGCAG AGGCCTCCGCCCCGTGCCAGGCCTTGGCCCCTCAGGCTCTCTGCTCCCACGCTGCTCTTCTTCCTCCTGTGGCCCTTCATCGTCCAGTGGCTCTTCCGACAGTTTCGGACCCAGAAGAGGTGA
- the ACBD4 gene encoding acyl-CoA-binding domain-containing protein 4 isoform X2, whose protein sequence is MGTENESPEPDCQKQFQAAVSVIQNLPKNGSYRPSYKEMLRFYSYYKQATMGPCLVPQPGFWDPIGRYKCSLSPRDAWNSLGKMSREQAMSAYITEMKLVAQRVGRGCGLLSVTKLSARWPAPHPSSLTPIMFPARCYPYGNYHLHAVPPALPVSGSRLGTRWGGMTGQKQGGGSPAQGGSGGRGQPFPIRPPPAQVIDTVPLGEVAEDMFGYFEPLYQVIPDMPRPPETFLKRVTGWKEQVLNGDAEPAPEPPCLPKEPATPSPESQPPRDQDSEVFCDSMEQLEPELVWAETGALGGELNTRNSTESPAEKGGLESTLLGPQELDTWLVGTVRALQESMRDVQGRLQSLESMAVPCKQRPPPRARPWPLRLSAPTLLFFLLWPFIVQWLFRQFRTQKR, encoded by the exons ATGGGTACCGAAAATGAAAGTCCAGAGCCGGACTGCCAGAAACAGTTCCAGGCCGCAGTCAGCGTCATTCAGAACCTGCCTAAGAACG GCTCTTACCGCCCCTCCTATAAAGAGATGCTGCGATTCTACAGCTACTACAAGCAGGCTACCATGGGGCCCTGCCTGGTCCCCCAGCCTGGGTTCTGGGACCCTATTGGACGTTATAAATG CTCTCTGTCCCCCAGGGATGCCTGGAACAGCCTGGGAAAGATGAGCAGGGAGCAGGCCATGTCCGCCTACATCACTGAAATGAAGCTGGTGGCCCAGAGGGTAGGGAGAGGCTGCGGACTCCTCTCTGTGACCAAGCTCTCAGCCAGGTggcctgccccccacccttccAGTCTGACCCCCATTATGTTTCCTGCACGTTGCTACCCCTATGGGAATTACCACCTTCATGCTgttcccccagccctgcctgtctCTGGTTCCCGACTGGGCACAAGGTGGGGAGGTATGACAGGGCAGAAGCAGGGTGGAGGCAGCCCAGCTCAAGGGGGCAGTGGTGGGAGGGGCCAGCCCTTCCCCATTAGACCCCCTCCTGCACAGGTGATCGACACGGTGCCCCTGGGCGAGGTGGCAGAGGACATGTTTGGTTACTTCGAGCCCCTGTACCAGGTGATCCCTGACATGCCGAGGCCCCCCGAGACCTTCCTGAAAAGGGTCACAG GTTGGAAAGAGCAGGTACTGAATGGAGATGCTGAGCCTGCCCCAGAGCCTCCCTGCCTTCCCAAGGAACCAGCAACCCCAAGCCCAG AGTCCCAGCCACCCAGGGACCAGGACTCTGAGGTTTTCTGTGATTCCATGGAGCAGCTGGAGCCTGAGCTG GTTTGGGCAGAGACGGGCGCCCTGGGAGGAGAGCTCAACACCAGAAACAGCACCGAGTCTCCTGCAGAGAAAG GGGGATTGGAAAGCACCCTGCTGGGGCCCCAGGAATTGGACACATGGCTGGTGGGGACAGTTCGGGCGCTGCAGGAGAGCATGCGGGACGTCCAGGGGAGACTGCAGAGCCTGGAGAGCATGGCTGTCCCCTGCAAGCAG AGGCCTCCGCCCCGTGCCAGGCCTTGGCCCCTCAGGCTCTCTGCTCCCACGCTGCTCTTCTTCCTCCTGTGGCCCTTCATCGTCCAGTGGCTCTTCCGACAGTTTCGGACCCAGAAGAGGTGA
- the ACBD4 gene encoding acyl-CoA-binding domain-containing protein 4 isoform X5, which yields MGTENESPEPDCQKQFQAAVSVIQNLPKNGSYRPSYKEMLRFYSYYKQATMGPCLVPQPGFWDPIGRYKWDAWNSLGKMSREQAMSAYITEMKLVAQRVIDTVPLGEVAEDMFGYFEPLYQVIPDMPRPPETFLKRVTGWKEQVLNGDAEPAPEPPCLPKEPATPSPESQPPRDQDSEVFCDSMEQLEPELVWAETGALGGELNTRNSTESPAEKGGLESTLLGPQELDTWLVGTVRALQESMRDVQGRLQSLESMAVPCKQRPPPRARPWPLRLSAPTLLFFLLWPFIVQWLFRQFRTQKR from the exons ATGGGTACCGAAAATGAAAGTCCAGAGCCGGACTGCCAGAAACAGTTCCAGGCCGCAGTCAGCGTCATTCAGAACCTGCCTAAGAACG GCTCTTACCGCCCCTCCTATAAAGAGATGCTGCGATTCTACAGCTACTACAAGCAGGCTACCATGGGGCCCTGCCTGGTCCCCCAGCCTGGGTTCTGGGACCCTATTGGACGTTATAAATG GGATGCCTGGAACAGCCTGGGAAAGATGAGCAGGGAGCAGGCCATGTCCGCCTACATCACTGAAATGAAGCTGGTGGCCCAGAGG GTGATCGACACGGTGCCCCTGGGCGAGGTGGCAGAGGACATGTTTGGTTACTTCGAGCCCCTGTACCAGGTGATCCCTGACATGCCGAGGCCCCCCGAGACCTTCCTGAAAAGGGTCACAG GTTGGAAAGAGCAGGTACTGAATGGAGATGCTGAGCCTGCCCCAGAGCCTCCCTGCCTTCCCAAGGAACCAGCAACCCCAAGCCCAG AGTCCCAGCCACCCAGGGACCAGGACTCTGAGGTTTTCTGTGATTCCATGGAGCAGCTGGAGCCTGAGCTG GTTTGGGCAGAGACGGGCGCCCTGGGAGGAGAGCTCAACACCAGAAACAGCACCGAGTCTCCTGCAGAGAAAG GGGGATTGGAAAGCACCCTGCTGGGGCCCCAGGAATTGGACACATGGCTGGTGGGGACAGTTCGGGCGCTGCAGGAGAGCATGCGGGACGTCCAGGGGAGACTGCAGAGCCTGGAGAGCATGGCTGTCCCCTGCAAGCAG AGGCCTCCGCCCCGTGCCAGGCCTTGGCCCCTCAGGCTCTCTGCTCCCACGCTGCTCTTCTTCCTCCTGTGGCCCTTCATCGTCCAGTGGCTCTTCCGACAGTTTCGGACCCAGAAGAGGTGA
- the ACBD4 gene encoding acyl-CoA-binding domain-containing protein 4 isoform X3, translating into MGTENESPEPDCQKQFQAAVSVIQNLPKNGSYRPSYKEMLRFYSYYKQATMGPCLVPQPGFWDPIGRYKWDAWNSLGKMSREQAMSAYITEMKLVAQRVIDTVPLGEVAEDMFGYFEPLYQVIPDMPRPPETFLKRVTGWKEQVLNGDAEPAPEPPCLPKEPATPSPESQPPRDQDSEVFCDSMEQLEPELVRPTPIASPSLPHWALAAPTTPLGLCDSSQQVWAETGALGGELNTRNSTESPAEKGGLESTLLGPQELDTWLVGTVRALQESMRDVQGRLQSLESMAVPCKQRPPPRARPWPLRLSAPTLLFFLLWPFIVQWLFRQFRTQKR; encoded by the exons ATGGGTACCGAAAATGAAAGTCCAGAGCCGGACTGCCAGAAACAGTTCCAGGCCGCAGTCAGCGTCATTCAGAACCTGCCTAAGAACG GCTCTTACCGCCCCTCCTATAAAGAGATGCTGCGATTCTACAGCTACTACAAGCAGGCTACCATGGGGCCCTGCCTGGTCCCCCAGCCTGGGTTCTGGGACCCTATTGGACGTTATAAATG GGATGCCTGGAACAGCCTGGGAAAGATGAGCAGGGAGCAGGCCATGTCCGCCTACATCACTGAAATGAAGCTGGTGGCCCAGAGG GTGATCGACACGGTGCCCCTGGGCGAGGTGGCAGAGGACATGTTTGGTTACTTCGAGCCCCTGTACCAGGTGATCCCTGACATGCCGAGGCCCCCCGAGACCTTCCTGAAAAGGGTCACAG GTTGGAAAGAGCAGGTACTGAATGGAGATGCTGAGCCTGCCCCAGAGCCTCCCTGCCTTCCCAAGGAACCAGCAACCCCAAGCCCAG AGTCCCAGCCACCCAGGGACCAGGACTCTGAGGTTTTCTGTGATTCCATGGAGCAGCTGGAGCCTGAGCTGGTGAGACCCACTCCCATTGCCTCCCCTTCCCTACCCCACTGGGCCCTAGctgctcccaccaccccccttgGACTTTGTGACTCTTCTCAGCAGGTTTGGGCAGAGACGGGCGCCCTGGGAGGAGAGCTCAACACCAGAAACAGCACCGAGTCTCCTGCAGAGAAAG GGGGATTGGAAAGCACCCTGCTGGGGCCCCAGGAATTGGACACATGGCTGGTGGGGACAGTTCGGGCGCTGCAGGAGAGCATGCGGGACGTCCAGGGGAGACTGCAGAGCCTGGAGAGCATGGCTGTCCCCTGCAAGCAG AGGCCTCCGCCCCGTGCCAGGCCTTGGCCCCTCAGGCTCTCTGCTCCCACGCTGCTCTTCTTCCTCCTGTGGCCCTTCATCGTCCAGTGGCTCTTCCGACAGTTTCGGACCCAGAAGAGGTGA
- the ACBD4 gene encoding acyl-CoA-binding domain-containing protein 4 isoform X1, which yields MGTENESPEPDCQKQFQAAVSVIQNLPKNGSYRPSYKEMLRFYSYYKQATMGPCLVPQPGFWDPIGRYKCSLSPRDAWNSLGKMSREQAMSAYITEMKLVAQRVGRGCGLLSVTKLSARWPAPHPSSLTPIMFPARCYPYGNYHLHAVPPALPVSGSRLGTRWGGMTGQKQGGGSPAQGGSGGRGQPFPIRPPPAQVIDTVPLGEVAEDMFGYFEPLYQVIPDMPRPPETFLKRVTGWKEQVLNGDAEPAPEPPCLPKEPATPSPESQPPRDQDSEVFCDSMEQLEPELQVWAETGALGGELNTRNSTESPAEKGGLESTLLGPQELDTWLVGTVRALQESMRDVQGRLQSLESMAVPCKQRPPPRARPWPLRLSAPTLLFFLLWPFIVQWLFRQFRTQKR from the exons ATGGGTACCGAAAATGAAAGTCCAGAGCCGGACTGCCAGAAACAGTTCCAGGCCGCAGTCAGCGTCATTCAGAACCTGCCTAAGAACG GCTCTTACCGCCCCTCCTATAAAGAGATGCTGCGATTCTACAGCTACTACAAGCAGGCTACCATGGGGCCCTGCCTGGTCCCCCAGCCTGGGTTCTGGGACCCTATTGGACGTTATAAATG CTCTCTGTCCCCCAGGGATGCCTGGAACAGCCTGGGAAAGATGAGCAGGGAGCAGGCCATGTCCGCCTACATCACTGAAATGAAGCTGGTGGCCCAGAGGGTAGGGAGAGGCTGCGGACTCCTCTCTGTGACCAAGCTCTCAGCCAGGTggcctgccccccacccttccAGTCTGACCCCCATTATGTTTCCTGCACGTTGCTACCCCTATGGGAATTACCACCTTCATGCTgttcccccagccctgcctgtctCTGGTTCCCGACTGGGCACAAGGTGGGGAGGTATGACAGGGCAGAAGCAGGGTGGAGGCAGCCCAGCTCAAGGGGGCAGTGGTGGGAGGGGCCAGCCCTTCCCCATTAGACCCCCTCCTGCACAGGTGATCGACACGGTGCCCCTGGGCGAGGTGGCAGAGGACATGTTTGGTTACTTCGAGCCCCTGTACCAGGTGATCCCTGACATGCCGAGGCCCCCCGAGACCTTCCTGAAAAGGGTCACAG GTTGGAAAGAGCAGGTACTGAATGGAGATGCTGAGCCTGCCCCAGAGCCTCCCTGCCTTCCCAAGGAACCAGCAACCCCAAGCCCAG AGTCCCAGCCACCCAGGGACCAGGACTCTGAGGTTTTCTGTGATTCCATGGAGCAGCTGGAGCCTGAGCTG CAGGTTTGGGCAGAGACGGGCGCCCTGGGAGGAGAGCTCAACACCAGAAACAGCACCGAGTCTCCTGCAGAGAAAG GGGGATTGGAAAGCACCCTGCTGGGGCCCCAGGAATTGGACACATGGCTGGTGGGGACAGTTCGGGCGCTGCAGGAGAGCATGCGGGACGTCCAGGGGAGACTGCAGAGCCTGGAGAGCATGGCTGTCCCCTGCAAGCAG AGGCCTCCGCCCCGTGCCAGGCCTTGGCCCCTCAGGCTCTCTGCTCCCACGCTGCTCTTCTTCCTCCTGTGGCCCTTCATCGTCCAGTGGCTCTTCCGACAGTTTCGGACCCAGAAGAGGTGA
- the HEXIM1 gene encoding protein HEXIM1 — MAEPLLSEYQHQPQTSNCTGAAAVHEEPNSDRPPGAEERVPEEDSRWQSRASPQSGGSPGQGGEGSLELQPPPVQTQVCPESSCPEAGENGQNGDDLSAGGAPQPAAGGEQRPKANKLGASAAGGEEAWGQQQRQLGKKKHRRRPSKKKRHWKPYYTLTWEEKKKFDEKQSLRASRIRAEMFAKGQPVAPYNTTQFLMDDHDQEEPDLKTGLYPKRAAAKSDDTSDEDFMEEAGEEDGGSDGMGGDGSEFLQRDFSETYERYHAESLQNMSKQELIKEYLELEKCLSRMEDENNRLRLESKRLGGDDARVRELELELDRLRAENLQLLTENELHRQQERAPLSKFGD, encoded by the coding sequence ATGGCCGAGCCACTCTTGTCAGAGTATCAGCACCAGCCTCAAACTAGCAACTGTACAGGTGCTGCTGCTGTCCATGAAGAGCCGAACTCTGATCGCCCCCCAGGCGCGGAGGAGCGGGTGCCCGAGGAGGACAGTAGGTGGCAATCGAGAGCGTCCCCCCAGTCGGGTGGCTCTCCGGGGCAGGGCGGGGAAGGGAGCCTGGAGCTCCAGCCGCCTCCCGTGCAGACCCAGGTCTGCCCAGAATCCAGCTGTCCGGAAGCGGGTGAGAACGGCCAGAATGGGGACGACTTGTCTGCTGGCGGTGCCCCCCAGCCGGCGGCGGGAGGGGAACAGAGGCCGAAGGCCAACAAGTTGGGGGCTTCTGCCGCAGGGGGCGAGGAGGCGTGGGGACAGCAGCAGAGACAGCTGGGCAAGAAAAAACATAGGAGACGCCCCTCCAAGAAGAAGAGGCATTGGAAACCGTACTACACGCTGACctgggaggagaagaaaaagttcGATGAGAAACAGAGCCTGCGAGCTTCGAGGATTCGAGCCGAGATGTTCGCCAAGGGCCAACCAGTGGCTCCCTATAACACTACGCAGTTCCTCATGGATGATCACGACCAGGAGGAGCCGGATCTTAAAACCGGCCTCTATCCCAAACGGGCCGCTGCCAAATCTGACGACACCAGCGATGAGGACTTTATGGAAGAAGCGGGCGAGGAGGATGGGGGCAGCGACGGGATGGGAGGAGACGGCAGCGAGTTTCTGCAGCGGGACTTCTCGGAGACCTACGAGCGGTACCACGCGGAGAGCCTGCAGAACATGAGCAAGCAGGAGCTCATCAAAGAGTACCTGGAGCTGGAGAAGTGCCTCTCGCGCATGGAGGACGAGAATAACCGGCTGCGGCTGGAAAGCAAGCGGCTGGGCGGCGACGACGCGCGTGTccgggagctggagctggagctagACCGGCTGCGCGCCGAGAACCTCCAGCTGCTGACGGAGAACGAACTGCACCGGCAGCAGGAGCGAGCACCGCTGTCCAAGTTTGGAGACTAG